TCGAGCTGATGCTGACGCACGCCAATCTCAACGTGTACACAACCGACCTTGGCGAAGAGGGGGTCGATCTTGCCAAACTGTATGATTACGATTTGATCCTGCTTGATCTTGGGCTGCCGGACATGAATGGGCATGATGTGTTACGCCAGCTGCGCCTGGCGCGCGTGGATACGCCGATTCTGATTCTGTCGGGGGCGGATGACACCGAGAACAAGATTAAGGGTTTCGGGTTTGGCGCAGATGACTATCTAACGAAACCGTTCCACCGTGAAGAACTCGTTGCACGCATACACGCCATCATTCGCCGCTCTAAGGGGCACTCACAATCCATTATCAAAACTGGCATGGTGAGCGTGAATCTCGACGCCAAAACCGTTGAGGCAGACGGCAAAACCGTGCATCTGACAGGCAAGGAATACCAGATGCTTGAGCTTTTGAGCCTGCGCAAGGGGACGACGCTGACCAAGGAAATGTTCCTCAACCACCTTTACGGCGGCATGGACGAGCCAGAGTTGAAGATCATCGATGTGTTCATCTGCAAGTTGCGCAAAAAGCTGGCCGAGGCCACGGACGGCGAAAACTACATCGAGACAGTTTGGGGGCGCGGCTATGTGCTGCGAGACCCCGAACCAAAGGAAGCGTCCGAACCTCGCGTGGCCGTCGGCGCCTAAGTGTCGCTGCCCAAAGCCTGAAAGGCTGGACCTCGGGCGCGTCGCGTCTTAACACTCTGAGCAATGGGCCGGGCCTCCGGCCTTTTGTCATTCGGAGGGGCGCATGGCGCAAAACGTTGCGGTGGATCAGCTCAACGACGCCGAGGCCAAGGCAGAGCTGACGCGTCTGGCCGATGAAATCGCCCGAGCCAATGCCGCCTATCATCGCGATGATGCGCCTGACATCTCGGACGCCGCATTTGACGCGCTCAAGGCGCGCAATCTGGCCATCGAAGAGCGTTTTCCCCATCTCAAACGCGCCGACAGCCCGAGCGAACAAGTCGGCGCAGCCCCGGCCGAAGGCTTCGCCAAGATCACCCATGCGGTGCGCATGCTCAGCCTCTCAAACGCCTTTGACGCAGAAGATATCGCTGATTTTGATGATCGTATCCGGCGCTATCTGGGGCTAGGCGCGAATGCACCGCTGGCTTACACCGCCGAGCCAAAGATCGACGGGCTGAGCCTGTCGCTGCGCTATGAGGAAGGGCGGCTGGTACAGGCGGCGACGCGCGGGGATGGCGCTGTGGGCGAAAACGTTACTGCCAATGCTCGCACAATCGCGGATATCCCCGAGGAGATCACCGGCGCGCCTGATATTCTTGAAGTGCGCGGCGAGGTTTATATGAGCCATGCCGATTTCGAGTCGCTCAATGTGCGGCAGGCAGAAGCGGGGAGCAAGACCTTCGCCAATCCACGCAACGCTGCGGCCGGGTCACTGCGGCAGTTGGATTCCAATATCACCAAAACCCGGCCTCTACGGTTCTTTGCCTATGCCTGGGGCGAGATTTCCGCGCCGCTGGCCGACACGCAAATGGGTGCGATTGAGAGGTTGGATCAGCTCGGCTTTACCACCAACCCGCTAACGCGGCTCTGCGATGGCACATCTGATATGCTCGCGCATTACGCCACTATCGAACAACAGCGCGCCGGCCTCGGCTATGACATTGACGGTGTGGTTTACAAGGTGAACGACCTTGACCTACAGCGCCGCCTTGGCTTTCGCTCCACCACACCCCGCTGGGCCACGGCGCATAAATTTCCCGCCGAACTGGCCTGGACCCGGCTAGAGGCCATCGACATTCAGGTGGGCCGCACCGGCGCGCTCTCTCCGGTGGCGCGGCTGCAGCCCGTCACGGTGGGCGGCGTGGTGGTCAGCAACGCCACCCTTCATAATGAGGACTACATCACGGGCCTCGACAGCAAGGGGCAGAGCATTCGGGACGGCAAGGATATCCGCGTAGGCGACTGGGTGCAGGTCTACCGCGCCGGTGACGTGATCCCGAAAGTGGCCGATGTGGACTTGGGCAAACGGCCCAAGGATGCCGCGCCCTACGAGTTTACGAAGGTTTGCCCCGAATGCGGCTCTGACGCGATCCGGGAAGAAGGGGACGCCGTGCGCCGTTGCACCGGCGGTCTCATTTGCCCGGCTCAAGCGGTGGAGAACCTTAAGCATTTCGTCAGCCGCGCCGCCTTTGACATCGAAGGGCTGGGAGCCAAGCAGGTGGAGATGTTCTATCGCGACGATCAGCTGCCCGTAAAAGAGCCTGCTGACATCTTCACTCTGGCTACACGCGATGCGTCCAACCTGTCGAAACTGGCCAATCGCGATGGCTGGGGCGCAAAGAGCGCCGAGAACTTGTTTCAGGCTATTGAAGACAAGCGCAGCATCCACTTTGGCCGTCTGCTCTTTGCTTTGGGCATCCGCCATGTCGGCGAACAGGCCAGCAACCTCATTGCGCGCACCTATGGCGCGTGGAGCGAGTTCACCGCCGCGATGGATGCCGCTGCGGGTCAGGACGGCCCGGAATGGGAGCGGCTCTTGGGGATTGATGGCGTCGGAGAGGTCATGGCGCGCAGTCTGGTCACGGCCTTTGCTCAGGGCGAAGAACGGGCCAGCATCGACCGGTTGACCGCGCATCTGGATGTTGAGATGGCGCAAGCGCCCAGCACGGGTAACAGCCCTGTGGCAGGCAAAACGGTTGTTTTCACCGGAACACTTGAAAAAATGACCCGCGCCGAGGCCAAGGCGCGCGCCGAGGCTCTGGGTGCCAAGGTGTCCGGTTCTGTGAGCGCTAAAACCGATCTTGTTGTGGCCGGTCCGGGCGCAGGCAGTAAAGCCAAAAAGGCCGAAAGCCTGGGCATTGAAATGATCGACGAAGACGGCTGGCTCGATCTGATCGGAGAGGCATGAGCACACGGCCCGAAATCCTGTTCCCGCTTTTTGCGGACCTCGAAACGCTGGAAGGTGTGGGACCGAAGATTGCGAAGACATTGGACGCGATGGATGTGCATGTGCCGCGCGACATGCTGCTGAACCTGCCGCATTCCGGGCTCAACCGACGTAAACGCGAGAGCGTGCAGGGCGCTAAATTGCCCGGCGTGGTGACCGTCGAAGTAACCGTAGGACGGCATCAAGCCCCCAGCCGCAAGGGTGGGCCATATCGCGTGCATGTGGAAGATGCGAAAGTGGCGTTCCAACTGGTTTTCTTTAATGCCCGCTCTGATTACCTGTCCCGTATTCTTCCGACGGGAGCACGCAGGGTGATTTCCGGGCGGGCCGAGCTTTTTGATGGCATGGCGCAGATTGTGCATCCGGATCACATTCTGCCCGTCGAAGAAGCGAATGACATTCCCGACTACGAGCCGGTTTACCCCTTGACCGCCGGGATAACGCAAAAGGTTATGACCAAGGCGACGCGTTCTGCGCTGGCACGCGCACCAGAGCTGCCGGAATGGATTGATGCGGCACAGAAGGCACGCGAAGGTTGGCCCGATTGGCACGCCGCGATTGAGGCTGCGCATAGCCCCACGTCAAACGCCGATTTGGCCCCGTCACATCCTGCCCGGGTGCGTCTAGCCTATGATGAGTTCATGGCGCATCAACTCACGCTCGCCTTGGCCCGAGCCAAAATGCGACGCGGCAAGGGCCGCGTGACCCAAGGCACCGGCGCGTTGCAAGCCGAGGTGCAGGCCGTGCTGCCCTACACCCCCACAGGCGCACAAAGCCGCGCCATTGCCGATATCGCGGCGGATATGGCGGCCCCGCAACGCATGAGCCGTTTGCTGCAGGGTGATGTAGGGTCGGGCAAGACGCTGGTGGCGCTCATGGCGCTTTTGATTGCGGTTGAAGGTGGCGGGCAGGGCGTGATGATGGCCCCCACAGAGATCCTCGCGCGTCAGCATCTGGCCGGGCTGCAGCCGCTGGCCGAAGCGGCAGGCGTGGTATTGGAAATCCTGACAGGCCGCGACAAGGGAGCCGAGCGGCGCGCCAAGCTGGAGGCGTTGAAACGCGGGGATATTCAGATCCTTGTGGGCACCCATGCGGTGTTTCAGAAAGACGTTGAATTTGCCGACCTGCGATTGGCGATTGTTGATGAACAACATCGCTTTGGCGTGCGCCAGCGGCTGGAACTGGGGCGCAAGGGCGCGGCGGCGGATGTGCTGGTGATGACGGCAACTCCCATCCCACGCAGTCTGGCACTGGCGCAATATGGTGACATGGATGTAAGCGTGCTGGATGAAAAACCGCCCGGACGCAAACCGGTAACCACCGCTCTTAGCAGCATGGCCCGGATGGATGAGGTGGTGGATCACCTGCGCAAAGCCATTGCCGAGGGGCGGCAAGCCTATTGGGTCTGTCCGCTGGTTGAGGAAAGCGAAACGCTTGATCTGTCGAGTGCCGAGGAACGGTTCAAATCCCTGCGCGCGGCTCTGGGGGAAGGAACCGTCGGATTGGTGCATGGGCAAATGCCCAATGACGACAAGGACGCCGCCATGGCCGCGTTTCAAAACGGCGCAACAAGCGTTCTGGTGTCCACAACGGTGATTGAAGTGGGCGTAGATGTGCCCAATGCGTCCATCATGGTGATTGAGCGCGCCGAGAGCTTTGGTCTGGCGCAGTTGCACCAGCTGCGGGGCAGGGTCGGGCGCGGGGCCGCGCAATCGACCTGCCTTTTGATGTATCAACCACCACTGAGCGAAAGCGGTCAGAAGCGGCTGGAGACGATGCGCGAGACCGAGGACGGATTTCGCATTTCCGAAGTAGATCTTGAGATGCGTGGCGTCGGCGACCTGATTGGCACGGCACAATCCGGGCTGCCACGGTTTCGCGTGGCGGATATGGAAACACAAACGGCTCTGATGGATGTGGCGCAATCTGATGCGCGCAAGTTGCTGGCCGATGATGAATCGTTGGAAAGCCCGCGAGGCAAGGCTGCGCGTACGCTTTTGTGGCTGATGGGACAGGATGAGGCCATCCGGCTCATCGGGGTCGGCTAAACGCGCCTGAAAATCAATTGGCACATTATGCTCTAAAAAGTTTCGTTTAGAAACAGAGCCTTGATGCCTTAAATGCCAATAAGTACACAAATGTTCTTAAAAAGTTCTTTACAACAACACCTCAAAATGAGAACAAATAAGCAACAAAAAGAACAAAACATCGAGAGTGACCGCCATGCTTAACCAGATCAAACTCGCTGCCAAAGAGTCTCGCGAAACACTGTTGGGGGATTTCATCGGCGCTGCCGCGCTGATGGTCACACTGGTGGGTGGTCTCTATCTGCCTGGTTTATTGTAAATCGTATCTGCCTGCGACCGTCCCGTGCCCGTCAAACGCCCGCGTCTCCTGTCCCCTTATCGACGCCTGCGTGATACTGCCTCGTTGCTCAGAGTTGCTTGCCTCTTCCACTGAGCCCGCACCGGACACCCGCATTCCTTCCGCCGCCGCTATCACAGCGCGCGGCGGTTTTTTTATGCGGAGGAAATTTTTTTGAAAAAATTTGCGCTTAACTGCACGCGGAGGCGCGGGCGTCTTGCATGGCCTCAACCGTCGCTTCTAAAGTCAACAGGATCGAGGCATGGCGGTTCTTGTAGTCCCGCGCAGGACGCAGAACCTCTAGCCCGTCAAAGGGGGCCGGTGGAGTGGGACCATCCGATTTCAGCATGGTTTTGAGCGCATCACGCGCCTCGATGACCTGATCCAGCGTGCAGCCAACAATCGCGCCACCCACAACACTTGCTGCGGCCTGACCCAAAGCGCAGGCTTTGACCTCGGCGGCATAGTCTTTGATCATGTTGCCATCTGTCGTCAGATCAACTGTCACGGTGGACCCGCAAAGCGGCGCCCGGCGTTTGACCGTCGCATCTGGCGCATCAAGCCGTCCGTGATGCGGAATATCCGCCGCCAGCTCAAGAATGCGCGTCGAATAGAGTTTGATCAGGTCGGTTTCGCCGCTCATGGCTTTCCCTTTTATGTTTCACCCCATAGATAAGGCCATCACACCGGCTTGCAAAAGGTTTTTCGCCATGGAGTTTGATCCCGCGACACTTCGTTACAACGATCAGGGTTTGATCCCGGCCATCGCGCAGGATGCGGAGACCGGCGATGTGCTCATGATGGCCTGGATGAATGCCGAGGCCGTGGCAAAAACGCTCGCTACGGGCCGTGTCACCTATTGGAGCCGGTCACGGCAGGCGTTTTGGATCAAGGGCGAAACGTCAGGACATGTGCAAGAGCTGGTAGAGTTCCGCGTGGATTGTGACCGCGATTGTGTTTTGGTGCGGATCAACCAAACCGGAGCGGCCTGCCACACTTACAGGCGCAGTTGTTTTTACACCTCTGTTCAGGATGGTGAGGAAGTGGAAATCATGGCGCCTTTGAACGCGTAGCGCCGCCTCCGGCGGGAGTATTTGGCGAACAGTGAAAGACGGGGTCAGAGGCCGACCATGGCTCTGATATCTGATGGCGTTTTACCAGCATCCCGGTAGGTGGCAAGGCTCCGGGCGTCGTCGCGTTTGGCAAGGCGTTTGCCAGCCTCATCCCGGATCAGGTGATGGTGGTGGTAAATCGGTGTGGGTGAGCCCAAGAGGCGTTGCAGCAGGACATGGATTTGCGTGGCGGCAAATAGATCCTGACCACGGATCACATGCGTGATGTTCTGATCGGCGTCGTCAATGACGATAGAAAGGTGGTATGAGGCGCTCATGCCGGGGCGAGCCAGCGCAACATCGCCCACGCGTTGGATCATGTCTTTTGGTGTAGTGTTGCCGTTTAAACCGTCCGGGCAACGGCCTGTTTCCTTGAAATAAAGCGGTGTGTCGAGCACCGCCAGCGCCCGGGCGATATCAAGCCTGAGCGCGGTATCGGGCATCGGGCCACGAGGTGGGGTGTCGGGACGGCACGTGCCGGGATAGACAATACCATCAGGTCCATGCAACGGCGCGCCTTCGTGCGGGGCTGCGGCAGCGGCGCGGATGTCGGCGCGTGAGCAGGTGCAGGGGAACAGAAGTCCATGGTCCCAAAGGGCTTGAAGTGCGGAACGGTAATGCTCAAGACGCTCGGACTGCCGCCAAACAGGGTCCGGCCATGTCAGGCCCAGCCAGTGCAGATCGTCATAAATCTGCGTCTCCCATTCGCGTCGGGCCCTACTTTGATCGATGTCATCAATGCGCAGATGAAAAACGCCACCTTCCGCCATCGCCATGTCATGCGCCAGAATCGCAGAGTAGGCGTGCCCCAGATGCAGTGGACCAGTTGGGGATGGCGCAAAGCGGGTTCGGAATGTCACGTTTTTTCAAGGATATAAATGGTAGAGTTTATGTCGCGCTTAGGCAAGTGCGGGCCATAGGCGCTATAGACCAGCCGCGCCTTGCCGCCATCGACCCATTCATCCAGCCGCGTGGTGTAGGACGCATCGGCCATGGCATGGTCGTTAAAGCTGAAACTCATGATCCCGCCGCGATCGAGCGCATTCATCAAAAGATCGAATGTTTCAGGCGGGGCCGCCCCGGTTCCAATCACTCCAATCGCAGCGATGGTGGCGTAGTTGCCTTGAGAGATTGGATTTGGATCGGTGACATCGATCTCGGTGAGGGTGCGGTAAACGCCCTTGGGCTCGGCCTGGGCCAGCATTTCGGCATTTGGGTCCATGCCATCGATTGTCTTGAACCCGGCCAGTTTCAGCGCAAGACCCGACAGGCCCGTGCCACAGCCGAAATCCAATATCGGCGCAGTGAGATCCTCGACATGTTCGGCCAATGCCTCGGCCAGACGGCCCGGCGTGGCATAGCCGTTTTCGCCGGTTTCCGCATCATAGCTCGCGGCCCAGTCATTATAGAGCGCTTGCGTGTCTTCGGCGCTATCGAGGTGATAGGCCTCGTCAAGAAATTGCTTTGCCATGAAGGCAGAAAATCACACCGACGCAGTGGCGTCCAGTTGCGATTTTGTGAGCCACTCTGTCCAGGCTGCCTTGGCGCGGTCTGTGTAGGCCTTGTAGCGATCACGCCGGCCGCGACGCCCGCCTTTGAGGCCGTCCACGGGGCGGAATAGGCCAAAATTGACATTCATAGGTTGGAAGGTCTTGGCCTCTGCGCCGCCGGTAATGTGGTGGATAAGCGCACCCATGGCGCTGTCTTGCGGGATATCAGGCAAGGGATGCCCGCGCATTTCTGCCGCCGCCAAACGCCCAGCCAAAAGGCCCATGGCAGCTGACTCCACATAGCCTTCGACTCCCGTTATTTGTCCGGCAAAGCGGATATTGGGGCGGGAACGCAGGCGCATCTGGTTGTCCAAAAGCGTCGGAGCATTCAGGAATGTATTGCGGTGGATGCCACCAAGGCGGGCGAAGGATGCTTTCTCAAGTCCGGGAATCTTTTTAAAAACATTATTTTGCGCGCCATACTTCATCTTGGTCTGAAAGCCCACGATGTTATAGAGCGTGCCAAGCGCGTTGTCGCGCCTGAGCTGCACCACGGCATGCGGCTTCTCATCGGGCGAGTGCGGATTGGTCAAGCCCACAGGCTTCATCGGACCATGCCGCAGGGTCTCACGCCCGCGTTCGGCCATCACCTCAATGGGCAGGCAGCCGTCGAAATAGGTGGCGGTCTCGCCCTCGTGGAACTCGGTTTTGTCAGCCGCCAGAAGCGCGTCTATGAAGGCTTCGTACTGGTCGCGATCCATCGGGCAGTTGAGATAGGCGGTGCGCTCTTCCTCGGTCTCGCCCTTGTCATAGCGCGATTGCATCCAGGCACGGGACATGTCGATGCTGTCAAAATAGACAATGGGCGCGATGGCGTCGAAAAAGGCGAGGCGGTCAGTCCCGGTCTCGTTGGCGATGGCCGTGCCCAGTTTTTCCGAAGTGAGCGGCCCGGTGGCGAAAACCCAATGTCCGTCCTCGGGCAGGGTGGTGATCTCGCTGTTCTCGATGCGAATCGTGGGGTGCGTGCGCAGGCGGGCGGTGACGGATTGGGCAAATGCCTCTCGGTCGACCGCAAGGGCACCCCCGGCAGGCAGGCGATGGCGGTCGGCCATGTTCATGATCAACCCGTTTGCCGCGCGCATTTCCCAATGCAGAAGGCCCACGGCGTTTTGCTCATCATCATCGGAGCGGAATGAGTTGGAGCACACCATTTCGGCCAGATCGCCGGTCTGGTGGGCAAAGGTTTCAACCTTGGGGCGCATCTCGTGGAGGATCACCTGCACGCCCATATTGGCCGCTTGCCAGGCGGCTTCAGATCCGGCCATGCCGCCGCCGACGATATGTAGGGTTTTGTCCATGGGTCTGGACCTAGGCCGTTCGCCTTGGTTTGAAAAGGTCTATTGGGTCCACTCGGGCGGGCGTTTTTCGATAAAGGCAGCGATGCCTTCCTCGGTGTCGCGCCAAAGCATGTTTTCGACCATCACATCACGGGTGTAGTCATAGGCGTCATCAAGGCCCATTTCGAGCTGACGATAGAAGGCTTCTTTACCAATCTTAACAGCAGACCCGAGTTTGGCGGCGATGGTCTCTGCCAACTCTTGTGTGGCGGCGTTAAGGTCTTGCTCGGGGACAGCCTTATTGATCAGGCCCATCGCTGTGGCGCGCTCGGTGTTGATGAATTGGCCTGTGGTCAGCATTTCGAAGGCCTGTTTGCGGGGAATGTTACGGGATAAAGCCACCATCGGGGTCGAACAGAAAAGGCCGATATTGACGCCATTAACGCCAAAGCGTGTGCCTTCAGCGGCAATGGCCAGATCACAGGCAGCGACAAGCTGGCACCCGGCGGCTGTGGCAATGCCGTGGGGTTGGGCAATAACTGGTTGAGGCAAGTCACGAATGGAGCGCATCACGTTGGCGCAGCGGTTGAAAAGGTCAGCAAAATAGGCTTTTCCGCCATCCTCGGCCTGTCGTCCCTGGGTCATTTCCTTGAGATCATGGCCTGCGCAGAATGCCTTGCCGGCGCCCCCAATGACGACAGCGCGAATGTTGCGGTCTTCTGAGATGCGCTCCAACTCTTCATGCAGCGCAGCCAACATGGCGTCAGACAGCGCATTGAGCGCCTCGGGCCGGTTCATGGTCAGCCGCGCCACGGCGCCCTGATCTTCGCGAATGAGGATTGTCATCTTGTGTCTCCGCTGCGTCTGTGATTCTTCTACTGCGAGACGGGCAGGGAGGAAAGCATGGCGCTCAAAATGACCATCGACGAGATGACCGCCTTTTTTGATGAGGTCTTTCCCCAGGTGAAGGGAGATTTCACCGTCGAGGCGCTGGAAGAGATGGGCGTCACCATGCGCCTTAATGTGTCTGAACGCCATCTGCGGCCCGGCGGAACTGTCTCCGGGCCATCCATGTTCGGGCTGGCGGATGTCGCTGTGTATGTGGCTGTGCTTGGTATGATCGGACCCGAGGCGCTAACTGTGACGACAAATTGCTCGATTGATTTCATGCGCAAGCCGGTGGCGAACGCGGATCTTATTGCCAAATGCAAGCTGCTCAAACTTGGGCGTGCCCTGGCGGTAGGAGATGTTCTTCTTTTCTCAGAAGGCAGTGATAAACCCGTGGCGCGCGCTAGCCTGACTTACTCCATCCCGCCAAAATAAAAAAGGGCCGGAGAAACTCCGGCCCAGGTGGAAGAGGGGCCTGTCGGGGACGATCAGGGCCTCCAGAACCACTTGTTGTATTCCTGCTCGGCCTGACGGGGGGAGAGGCCGATATCATTGAGCATGTGATCGTCGAGTTGCGACAGATCACGTCGCGACTTGCGTCTCTGGCTCCACAGCAGGACGCACCACGCCACCTGCACCGCGATGCGCGACAGCACTGGCAGGGAACTATGGGCACGCAGGTGCTCTAGCGCTGCGCGGTCGGATCGAGTGAGGGTTGTCATGGTCCTTGTCCTTTCGCTTGAGTGAAATTGTATTGATACAATATTCAGTTTGTGATGTGTATTAGGTAAGAGATTCGCCTGTATTCTGCGAGGAAAACATTGTGACTGATACAATATGGATGCCAGATCTCGGAACGAAAGGCGAATCAAAGTATATTGTATTGATACAATCAATGCGTGATGCCATACGCTCCGGCACACTGGAAACCGGCACACGGCTACCACCAGTGCGGGACCTTGCATGGAAACTCGGCATCACACCCGGCACCGTGG
This DNA window, taken from Roseovarius sp. S88, encodes the following:
- the trmFO gene encoding methylenetetrahydrofolate--tRNA-(uracil(54)-C(5))-methyltransferase (FADH(2)-oxidizing) TrmFO — its product is MDKTLHIVGGGMAGSEAAWQAANMGVQVILHEMRPKVETFAHQTGDLAEMVCSNSFRSDDDEQNAVGLLHWEMRAANGLIMNMADRHRLPAGGALAVDREAFAQSVTARLRTHPTIRIENSEITTLPEDGHWVFATGPLTSEKLGTAIANETGTDRLAFFDAIAPIVYFDSIDMSRAWMQSRYDKGETEEERTAYLNCPMDRDQYEAFIDALLAADKTEFHEGETATYFDGCLPIEVMAERGRETLRHGPMKPVGLTNPHSPDEKPHAVVQLRRDNALGTLYNIVGFQTKMKYGAQNNVFKKIPGLEKASFARLGGIHRNTFLNAPTLLDNQMRLRSRPNIRFAGQITGVEGYVESAAMGLLAGRLAAAEMRGHPLPDIPQDSAMGALIHHITGGAEAKTFQPMNVNFGLFRPVDGLKGGRRGRRDRYKAYTDRAKAAWTEWLTKSQLDATASV
- the ligA gene encoding NAD-dependent DNA ligase LigA gives rise to the protein MAQNVAVDQLNDAEAKAELTRLADEIARANAAYHRDDAPDISDAAFDALKARNLAIEERFPHLKRADSPSEQVGAAPAEGFAKITHAVRMLSLSNAFDAEDIADFDDRIRRYLGLGANAPLAYTAEPKIDGLSLSLRYEEGRLVQAATRGDGAVGENVTANARTIADIPEEITGAPDILEVRGEVYMSHADFESLNVRQAEAGSKTFANPRNAAAGSLRQLDSNITKTRPLRFFAYAWGEISAPLADTQMGAIERLDQLGFTTNPLTRLCDGTSDMLAHYATIEQQRAGLGYDIDGVVYKVNDLDLQRRLGFRSTTPRWATAHKFPAELAWTRLEAIDIQVGRTGALSPVARLQPVTVGGVVVSNATLHNEDYITGLDSKGQSIRDGKDIRVGDWVQVYRAGDVIPKVADVDLGKRPKDAAPYEFTKVCPECGSDAIREEGDAVRRCTGGLICPAQAVENLKHFVSRAAFDIEGLGAKQVEMFYRDDQLPVKEPADIFTLATRDASNLSKLANRDGWGAKSAENLFQAIEDKRSIHFGRLLFALGIRHVGEQASNLIARTYGAWSEFTAAMDAAAGQDGPEWERLLGIDGVGEVMARSLVTAFAQGEERASIDRLTAHLDVEMAQAPSTGNSPVAGKTVVFTGTLEKMTRAEAKARAEALGAKVSGSVSAKTDLVVAGPGAGSKAKKAESLGIEMIDEDGWLDLIGEA
- a CDS encoding class I SAM-dependent DNA methyltransferase — translated: MAKQFLDEAYHLDSAEDTQALYNDWAASYDAETGENGYATPGRLAEALAEHVEDLTAPILDFGCGTGLSGLALKLAGFKTIDGMDPNAEMLAQAEPKGVYRTLTEIDVTDPNPISQGNYATIAAIGVIGTGAAPPETFDLLMNALDRGGIMSFSFNDHAMADASYTTRLDEWVDGGKARLVYSAYGPHLPKRDINSTIYILEKT
- a CDS encoding DUF1127 domain-containing protein, encoding MTTLTRSDRAALEHLRAHSSLPVLSRIAVQVAWCVLLWSQRRKSRRDLSQLDDHMLNDIGLSPRQAEQEYNKWFWRP
- the hisI gene encoding phosphoribosyl-AMP cyclohydrolase, whose product is MEFDPATLRYNDQGLIPAIAQDAETGDVLMMAWMNAEAVAKTLATGRVTYWSRSRQAFWIKGETSGHVQELVEFRVDCDRDCVLVRINQTGAACHTYRRSCFYTSVQDGEEVEIMAPLNA
- a CDS encoding enoyl-CoA hydratase, with translation MTILIREDQGAVARLTMNRPEALNALSDAMLAALHEELERISEDRNIRAVVIGGAGKAFCAGHDLKEMTQGRQAEDGGKAYFADLFNRCANVMRSIRDLPQPVIAQPHGIATAAGCQLVAACDLAIAAEGTRFGVNGVNIGLFCSTPMVALSRNIPRKQAFEMLTTGQFINTERATAMGLINKAVPEQDLNAATQELAETIAAKLGSAVKIGKEAFYRQLEMGLDDAYDYTRDVMVENMLWRDTEEGIAAFIEKRPPEWTQ
- the recG gene encoding ATP-dependent DNA helicase RecG; this translates as MSTRPEILFPLFADLETLEGVGPKIAKTLDAMDVHVPRDMLLNLPHSGLNRRKRESVQGAKLPGVVTVEVTVGRHQAPSRKGGPYRVHVEDAKVAFQLVFFNARSDYLSRILPTGARRVISGRAELFDGMAQIVHPDHILPVEEANDIPDYEPVYPLTAGITQKVMTKATRSALARAPELPEWIDAAQKAREGWPDWHAAIEAAHSPTSNADLAPSHPARVRLAYDEFMAHQLTLALARAKMRRGKGRVTQGTGALQAEVQAVLPYTPTGAQSRAIADIAADMAAPQRMSRLLQGDVGSGKTLVALMALLIAVEGGGQGVMMAPTEILARQHLAGLQPLAEAAGVVLEILTGRDKGAERRAKLEALKRGDIQILVGTHAVFQKDVEFADLRLAIVDEQHRFGVRQRLELGRKGAAADVLVMTATPIPRSLALAQYGDMDVSVLDEKPPGRKPVTTALSSMARMDEVVDHLRKAIAEGRQAYWVCPLVEESETLDLSSAEERFKSLRAALGEGTVGLVHGQMPNDDKDAAMAAFQNGATSVLVSTTVIEVGVDVPNASIMVIERAESFGLAQLHQLRGRVGRGAAQSTCLLMYQPPLSESGQKRLETMRETEDGFRISEVDLEMRGVGDLIGTAQSGLPRFRVADMETQTALMDVAQSDARKLLADDESLESPRGKAARTLLWLMGQDEAIRLIGVG
- a CDS encoding PaaI family thioesterase, whose protein sequence is MALKMTIDEMTAFFDEVFPQVKGDFTVEALEEMGVTMRLNVSERHLRPGGTVSGPSMFGLADVAVYVAVLGMIGPEALTVTTNCSIDFMRKPVANADLIAKCKLLKLGRALAVGDVLLFSEGSDKPVARASLTYSIPPK
- a CDS encoding iron-sulfur cluster assembly scaffold protein, coding for MSGETDLIKLYSTRILELAADIPHHGRLDAPDATVKRRAPLCGSTVTVDLTTDGNMIKDYAAEVKACALGQAAASVVGGAIVGCTLDQVIEARDALKTMLKSDGPTPPAPFDGLEVLRPARDYKNRHASILLTLEATVEAMQDARASACS
- the ctrA gene encoding response regulator transcription factor CtrA, yielding MRVLLVEDDPNTSKSIELMLTHANLNVYTTDLGEEGVDLAKLYDYDLILLDLGLPDMNGHDVLRQLRLARVDTPILILSGADDTENKIKGFGFGADDYLTKPFHREELVARIHAIIRRSKGHSQSIIKTGMVSVNLDAKTVEADGKTVHLTGKEYQMLELLSLRKGTTLTKEMFLNHLYGGMDEPELKIIDVFICKLRKKLAEATDGENYIETVWGRGYVLRDPEPKEASEPRVAVGA
- the gluQRS gene encoding tRNA glutamyl-Q(34) synthetase GluQRS, whose amino-acid sequence is MTFRTRFAPSPTGPLHLGHAYSAILAHDMAMAEGGVFHLRIDDIDQSRARREWETQIYDDLHWLGLTWPDPVWRQSERLEHYRSALQALWDHGLLFPCTCSRADIRAAAAAPHEGAPLHGPDGIVYPGTCRPDTPPRGPMPDTALRLDIARALAVLDTPLYFKETGRCPDGLNGNTTPKDMIQRVGDVALARPGMSASYHLSIVIDDADQNITHVIRGQDLFAATQIHVLLQRLLGSPTPIYHHHHLIRDEAGKRLAKRDDARSLATYRDAGKTPSDIRAMVGL